In Fusarium musae strain F31 chromosome 7, whole genome shotgun sequence, a single window of DNA contains:
- a CDS encoding hypothetical protein (EggNog:ENOG41) gives MGVTGAGKSYFLNQLKSESVAEGHSLYSGTQKCQAVHIILDDDEKRSITVVDTPGFGDTFRSQAEIVGEITDYLAAQHLSGLPLRGILYLHKITDNRVTDASQQHIQILRKLVGDNAMTNVILVTTMWNILRPEDHRRAVQREQELVTSFWSSMIDNGSIVAQFNGTPKSAYPLIHQLADQQSVVLDIQKEIVDEDRSILETATGMTLVEQLREDHDAYQLKLCNLRDELGQEQKLKPANKVELKRLKSEIKSTEEVLDAISSSVGRMSVRPGAPMRQRMKQALREHGGKAPVAIGVALNITLFVVGLFI, from the coding sequence GAACACAGAAGTGCCAGGCTGTTCACATCATccttgatgacgatgagaagcGCAGTATAACTGTGGTTGATACGCCCGGTTTTGGTGATACATTTCGCTCGCAAGCAGAAATTGTTGGCGAGATTACGGACTACCTTGCCGCCCAGCATCTGTCTGGCCTGCCTCTTCGAGGTATTTTATACCTGCACAAAATCACGGACAACAGAGTTACCGATGCTTCGCAACAGCACATTCAAATCCTCAGAAAGCTCGTCGGAGATAATGCCATGACCAATGTCATTCTGGTTACAACAATGTGGAATATTCTCCGCCCGGAGGACCATCGGCGTGCTGTACAGCGCGAGCAAGAACTTGTAACCAGCTTCTGGAGCTCCATGATAGACAATGGGTCTATTGTCGCCCAGTTCAACGGCACACCAAAATCTGCTTATCCTCTTATTCATCAATTGGCGGATCAGCAGAGCGTGGTCCTCGACATCCAGAAAGAAATCGTGGATGAGGACCGATCAATCTTGGAAACTGCCACAGGCATGACCCTTGTTGAACAGCTGAGAGAAGATCATGACGCTTACCAGCTCAAGCTGTGCAACCTACGGGACGAACTTGGCCAGGAACAAAAGCTAAAGCCGGCTAACAAAGTGGAGCTTAAGCGGCTGAAGAGTGAGATCAAGTCAACTGAGGAGGTTCTGGATGCTATAAGCAGTTCGGTGGGTCGCATGAGCGTTCGACCTGGTGCTCCAATGCGCCAGCGAATGAAACAGGCTCTGAGGGAACATGGCGGGAAGGCTCCGGTAGCAATCGGGGTGGCGCTCAACATTACATTGTTTGTAGTCGGACTGTTCATATAG